The sequence CGCACGAAGTAGGACCAGCGGGTCCGCTCCGGGGTGACGTGGTGGCCGACCAGCGAGCCGGGCACGTGGACGACCCGGCCGTGGGGGCGCCGGGCGGCCACGGCCATGGACAGCTCGGTCTCCTCGCAGCCCAGCGGCAGGGTGCCCACCCGGCCGAGGTCCTCGGAGAAGCCGCCGGCCTCGTGCAGCGCGTCGGCGCGGAACGCCATGCTCGCGCCGATCGGGTTGCGCACCTGGTGCAGCCGGTCGGGGATGCCGCGGTACGTGCACCCCACCACCCAGAGGAACTCCTCGGGGAACCAGGCCGGCCGGGGGGCACGCCAGTCGGGCCGCACCGTCCCGCCCGCGCCGTGGACCGCCGGGTCCTGGAACGGGGCGACCAGCGCGTCGAGCCAGCCCGGCGCCGGGACGGCGTCGTCGTCCAGGAAGACCACGACGTCGCGGTCGGTGGCGGCCACGCCGCTGTTGCGCGCCCCGGACAGCCCCTTACGGCCGGTCGAGGCGACGACCCTCACGCCCGCCGGGACGGCACCCGTCGCCCGGGCGAGCAGCGCGTCGTCGTGGTCGACGACGAGCAGGACCTCGTCGCGGTCGCCGGCCTGGGCCGCCGCGGCCGCCAGGCTCTGCAGCAGGACGTCCCAGCGGCGCTCGGTGTAGGCGCACACGACGACGGCCACGCCCGGCCGTCGCGCCGCGGGCCCGGGGGCCGCGGCGACGGGGTGGTCGACGGCACCGCTGCCGACAGGGCTGCCGACAGGGCTGCCGACAGGGCTGTCGACGGGGGCACCGACGGGGGTGCCGGCGGGCGCGCGCACGGGGCTCAGACGCTCAGGCCGAGCTCGGCCCGCTCGCGGAGGTCCAGCACGGGCCCGTCGAGGACCTCGACGTGGACAGGGGCGGCGGCCACGGGGACGGCGGCCACGGCGGCGACCGGGGCGGCGGCAGGCCGGGTGACGTCGACCGGCGCGGGGCGGCGGAGCCGCTCGACGGCGAGGGCGCGCAGCACGCGGAAGCCGTCGCGCCACGTGTTGAGGTTGCTCTCGCCGTGGATGCGCTCGAACTCCCAGGACGGGACCTCGGTGATCTGCAGGCGGGCCTTGGCGATGCGGGTGTTGATGACGGTCTCGATCTCGAAGCCGTCGCCCCAGCGCTGCTCGTCGACCGCGGGGCCGTCGTCCACGAGCTCCAGCGCCGGCAGGCAGGTGGCCCAGAAGGCGTTGTAGCCGTAGCAGAGGTCGGTGTACCGGGTGCCGAACAGGGTGTTGGCGATGGTGTTGAGGACGCCGTTGCCCCAGGCGCGCAGCCGGGTGATGTCGGCGCTGCCGCCGGTGCCGGCGAACCGGGTGCCCTTGGCGAAGTCGGCGCCGCCCTGGAGGGCCTCGACGAAGCGCGCGATCTCCCGGGGGTCGGCGCTGCCGTCCGCGTCCAGCATGACGACGATGTCGCCGGTGACGGCGGCGAACCCGCAGGTCATGGCGTTGCCCTTGCCGCGGCGGGTCTGACGGACGACGACGACGTCCGGCCGGAGCGCCCGGGCGACCTCGATCGTGCCGTCGGTGGAGCGGCCGTCGACGAGGACGACCTCGTGCAGGCCCTCGGGGAGCAGGCTGAACACGTGCGGCAGGTTGGCCGCCTCGTTGTACGTGGGGACGACCACGCTCACCCGGGGGGCGGCGGGGCCGCGGCGCACGGCGGCGGTGTCGACGTCGATGTGGGTGTCGTACGACATGAGGGGCTCCTCGGGAGGGGTCGGCCTGGCGGGGTGCCCCGCTCGAGGAGGACGCTATGAGCGGCCCCGCCACGGCTCCTCCACGTGACGAGAACGGGGGTGCCACAGGTCCGTCCGGGTCTCCGGCGCTGCTCCGACCTAGTGACGCGGTAGCAGCAGGTCGATGCTGCTGGGCCCGTCGAGGGACAGCACCACCCTGCCCCCGAGCAGCCGCACCGCGCGCTCGGCGAGCGAGACCGACCCGCGGCGGTCGGCGCCGGCCGTGACGTCGTCGCGCGCGGTGACGGCCCGGGCAGCCTCCGGCGGCAGGCCGTCCCCCTCGTCCTGCACCCGGAAGCGCACCGCGTCGCCGTCGGCGTGGGCGGAAAGCACGACGGGGCCCCGCCCGGACCGCAGGAGCGCCCCGACCATGCCGTCGAGGACGTCGCAGAGGTCGCCGACGGCGGTCCGGACCACCAGGTCCTCCGTGGCGCCCCCGACGAGGACCGGGCGGTCGGCGTGCGCCGGCCGCCGGGCGGAGCGCCGCACCACCTCGGAGAGGACGGCCGCGACGTCGACGTCGGAGCGCGACCCCTGGTCGACGGCCTCGGCCTCCCGCAGCGCGTCCTCGACGGCGGCGGCCTGCTGCCCGACGACGCCGGTGAGGGCCGTGGCGTGCGCCCGCAGCTCCGGGTCCTGGACGACGGCCAGCAGGTTCTCGGTCTCCAGGCTGAGCGCCGTGAACCCGCTGCGCAGCCGGTGCCCCATCGTCAGCACGGCGTCGCGGCGGTCCAGCGCGCTCCAGCGGGTCCGCATCTGCTCCTCGGCCGCCGCCGCCAGGTCCTCCAGCAGCCGCACGTCCTCGTCCTCCCAGGCGCGGGGCTGCGGCGAGACCGCGCACATGGTGCCGACGACCTCCCCGTCCGGGCCCCGGAGCGGGACGCCGGCGTACGCGACCAACAGGGACGCCTCCACGGCGGGGTTGTCGGACACCCGCGGGTCGGTGCGCGCGTCGACCACCGTGAACGGCGCCCGCGAGGCGACCACGTGGGGGCAGAGGGACCAGGCCAGGTCGAGCTCGCGGCCGACGGCGGCCGGGCCGGTGAGGCCGTGCTGGCTGAGGACGAACTGCCGGTCCGCCTCGAGCAGCGAGAGCAGCGAGACCGGGACGCCGAGGGCGCGCGCGGCCACCCTGGTGAGCCGGTCGAAGGTCTCCTGCGCCGGCTGGTCGAGCAGCTGCGTGCGGCGCAGCGACTCCAGGCGCCGTTCGTCGGCGAGGCCGACCGTCGATGGTCGTGGCACTGCGGGTCCCCCGATCTGGCGCGCCGGAGGGATGGTCC is a genomic window of Aquipuribacter hungaricus containing:
- a CDS encoding glycosyltransferase family 2 protein, with amino-acid sequence MSYDTHIDVDTAAVRRGPAAPRVSVVVPTYNEAANLPHVFSLLPEGLHEVVLVDGRSTDGTIEVARALRPDVVVVRQTRRGKGNAMTCGFAAVTGDIVVMLDADGSADPREIARFVEALQGGADFAKGTRFAGTGGSADITRLRAWGNGVLNTIANTLFGTRYTDLCYGYNAFWATCLPALELVDDGPAVDEQRWGDGFEIETVINTRIAKARLQITEVPSWEFERIHGESNLNTWRDGFRVLRALAVERLRRPAPVDVTRPAAAPVAAVAAVPVAAAPVHVEVLDGPVLDLRERAELGLSV
- a CDS encoding glycosyltransferase codes for the protein MRAPAGTPVGAPVDSPVGSPVGSPVGSGAVDHPVAAAPGPAARRPGVAVVVCAYTERRWDVLLQSLAAAAAQAGDRDEVLLVVDHDDALLARATGAVPAGVRVVASTGRKGLSGARNSGVAATDRDVVVFLDDDAVPAPGWLDALVAPFQDPAVHGAGGTVRPDWRAPRPAWFPEEFLWVVGCTYRGIPDRLHQVRNPIGASMAFRADALHEAGGFSEDLGRVGTLPLGCEETELSMAVAARRPHGRVVHVPGSLVGHHVTPERTRWSYFVRRCFAEGLSKAAVAGLHGAGPALSSERSYATRVLPAAVLRGLRDAARGDTGGLGRAGAVVAGLVVTAAGYARGRALALR
- a CDS encoding GAF domain-containing protein translates to MPRPSTVGLADERRLESLRRTQLLDQPAQETFDRLTRVAARALGVPVSLLSLLEADRQFVLSQHGLTGPAAVGRELDLAWSLCPHVVASRAPFTVVDARTDPRVSDNPAVEASLLVAYAGVPLRGPDGEVVGTMCAVSPQPRAWEDEDVRLLEDLAAAAEEQMRTRWSALDRRDAVLTMGHRLRSGFTALSLETENLLAVVQDPELRAHATALTGVVGQQAAAVEDALREAEAVDQGSRSDVDVAAVLSEVVRRSARRPAHADRPVLVGGATEDLVVRTAVGDLCDVLDGMVGALLRSGRGPVVLSAHADGDAVRFRVQDEGDGLPPEAARAVTARDDVTAGADRRGSVSLAERAVRLLGGRVVLSLDGPSSIDLLLPRH